From one Rubrobacter xylanophilus genomic stretch:
- the glmU gene encoding bifunctional UDP-N-acetylglucosamine diphosphorylase/glucosamine-1-phosphate N-acetyltransferase GlmU: protein MSQAGSASPLFAVVLAAGKGTRMKSNRAKVLHTLCGVPMVNYVIGAIRPLVPERLLVVVGHQAEQVRAVLPEDAEPVLQPEQRGTGDAVRVALGAIPEEEGVLLVVNGDGPLISDRTLGELLERHRSAGVGATVLVAELPDPSGLGRVTEDAGVVRITEERDATEAERRNRLCNLGLYAFELPELRRAIEEISSDNGQGELYLTDVLEIIGLRSRAVTYRLKDLEEANLVNDRSQLARAEEILRRRILDAHMKEGVTVRDPVSTHIEASVEIGRDTVILPGTFLRGRTRIGSDCVIGPSTDLVDTVVEDGAVVEHSVGRGARIGAGATVGPYAYLRPGTVLEEGSKVGAFCEVKNTRVGARSKVPHLSYVGDAEIGEDANLGAGTITANYDGASKHRTVIEDGAFTGVNTNLIAPVTIGRGAYLGAGSVVNKDIPPGKLAVGAPARVIRDAPGARSGEAERPRANTEG, encoded by the coding sequence ATGTCCCAGGCAGGATCCGCATCGCCGCTCTTCGCCGTGGTGCTCGCGGCGGGCAAAGGGACCCGGATGAAGTCCAACCGGGCGAAGGTTCTGCACACCCTGTGCGGGGTGCCGATGGTCAACTACGTGATAGGGGCGATCCGGCCGCTGGTCCCGGAGAGGCTGCTCGTGGTGGTCGGGCACCAGGCGGAGCAGGTGCGGGCGGTGCTCCCGGAGGACGCCGAGCCGGTGCTGCAGCCCGAGCAGCGGGGCACGGGGGACGCGGTGCGGGTGGCCCTCGGGGCAATACCCGAGGAGGAGGGGGTGCTGCTGGTCGTAAACGGGGACGGTCCCCTGATCTCCGACCGGACCCTCGGGGAGCTGCTCGAGAGGCACCGGTCGGCGGGGGTGGGCGCGACGGTGCTGGTGGCCGAGCTACCCGACCCCTCGGGGCTCGGGAGGGTCACCGAGGACGCCGGGGTGGTCCGGATCACCGAGGAGCGGGACGCCACCGAGGCGGAGCGCCGCAACCGGCTGTGCAACCTCGGGCTGTACGCCTTTGAGCTGCCCGAGCTGCGCCGGGCGATAGAGGAGATCTCTTCGGACAACGGCCAGGGCGAGCTCTACCTCACGGACGTGCTGGAGATCATCGGGCTCCGGAGCCGGGCGGTGACCTACCGCCTCAAGGACCTGGAGGAGGCCAACCTGGTCAACGACCGCTCCCAGCTGGCCCGGGCCGAGGAGATCCTGCGGCGGCGCATCCTGGACGCCCACATGAAGGAGGGGGTGACCGTCCGGGACCCGGTGAGCACCCACATCGAGGCCTCGGTGGAGATCGGGCGCGACACGGTGATCCTGCCGGGCACCTTCCTGCGCGGGAGGACCAGGATCGGCTCCGACTGCGTCATCGGGCCCTCCACCGACCTCGTCGACACGGTGGTCGAGGACGGCGCGGTGGTAGAGCACTCGGTGGGGAGGGGGGCCAGGATCGGAGCGGGTGCGACCGTCGGGCCCTACGCGTACCTGCGCCCGGGGACGGTGCTCGAGGAGGGCTCCAAGGTGGGAGCGTTCTGCGAGGTGAAGAACACCCGGGTGGGAGCCAGGAGCAAGGTTCCCCACCTCTCCTACGTGGGCGACGCCGAGATCGGGGAGGATGCCAACCTCGGCGCGGGCACCATAACCGCCAACTACGACGGCGCCAGCAAACACCGGACGGTCATAGAGGACGGGGCCTTCACCGGGGTGAACACCAACCTTATCGCCCCTGTTACAATAGGTCGGGGAGCGTACCTGGGCGCCGGGAGCGTGGTCAACAAGGACATTCCGCCGGGCAAGCTGGCCGTGGGGGCTCCTGCGCGGGTGATCCGGGACGCTCCCGGGGCGCGGTCTGGAGAGGCGGAGCGGCCACGAGCGAACACGGAGGGCTAG
- the pth gene encoding aminoacyl-tRNA hydrolase: MGLGNPGRRYALTRHNAGHMVVEELARRHGGRWRRARRAESAGVRLGGGEAVLLKPATFMNESGEALSGYRAEDLVVVHDDLDLPAGTVRVKVGGGAGGHNGLRSVISRVGNGFVRVRVGIGRPPEGASVTDYVLGRMDRVVREAIPRAADAVEAVLEEGPEAAMNRFNARV, from the coding sequence GTGGGGCTCGGAAACCCCGGACGCCGCTACGCCCTCACCCGCCACAACGCGGGTCACATGGTCGTCGAGGAGCTCGCCCGCCGACACGGCGGTCGGTGGCGGCGGGCGAGGAGGGCCGAGTCGGCCGGCGTGAGGTTGGGGGGCGGAGAGGCGGTGTTGCTCAAGCCCGCCACGTTCATGAACGAGTCCGGCGAGGCCCTCTCCGGTTACCGGGCCGAGGACCTCGTCGTGGTCCACGACGACCTGGACCTCCCGGCGGGGACGGTGCGGGTGAAGGTCGGCGGAGGCGCCGGGGGGCACAACGGGCTGCGCTCGGTGATCTCGCGGGTTGGCAACGGCTTCGTCCGGGTGCGGGTGGGAATAGGCCGCCCGCCCGAGGGAGCGAGCGTCACGGACTACGTTCTGGGAAGGATGGACCGGGTGGTGCGGGAGGCCATCCCCCGGGCGGCCGACGCGGTGGAGGCCGTCCTGGAAGAGGGCCCGGAGGCCGCTATGAACCGGTTCAACGCCCGGGTTTAG
- a CDS encoding 50S ribosomal protein L25 gives MAENIALEARVRQGRGKGEARRLRASGMIPAVLYGAGGGESASLAVPAKVVDHTLQHYGDNALYDLELDGERKTARVVDVQRDPLTGRLLHVDFTPVDMKERIEVTVPLALVGEPAGVKEGGVLQQVAYEVQVEALPGEIPQEIEVDVSGLGMQENLTLGDVRLPEGIRLVSDPEEVVATVTPPTQISEEELEAAGVVEEEAAPEAAETEAAEEEEAGDGEEES, from the coding sequence ATGGCGGAGAACATAGCATTGGAGGCCAGGGTACGCCAGGGGCGCGGCAAGGGCGAGGCCCGGCGGCTCAGGGCGTCGGGGATGATACCGGCCGTCCTCTACGGCGCCGGCGGCGGGGAGAGTGCCTCGCTGGCGGTGCCGGCGAAGGTCGTGGACCACACCCTGCAACACTACGGGGACAATGCCCTCTACGACCTGGAGCTGGACGGCGAGAGGAAAACGGCCCGGGTGGTGGACGTCCAGCGTGACCCGCTCACCGGGCGGCTCTTGCACGTGGATTTCACCCCGGTGGACATGAAGGAGAGGATAGAGGTGACCGTTCCGCTCGCGCTGGTCGGCGAGCCGGCGGGGGTGAAGGAGGGTGGCGTCCTGCAGCAGGTGGCCTACGAGGTGCAGGTGGAGGCGCTGCCCGGCGAGATCCCGCAGGAGATAGAGGTGGACGTCTCCGGGCTCGGCATGCAGGAGAACCTCACCCTCGGTGACGTCCGGCTGCCCGAGGGGATCAGGCTGGTCTCGGATCCGGAGGAGGTGGTGGCGACCGTTACGCCGCCGACCCAGATCTCCGAGGAGGAGCTGGAGGCCGCCGGCGTGGTGGAGGAGGAGGCCGCCCCCGAGGCCGCCGAGACCGAGGCTGCAGAGGAAGAGGAGGCCGGAGACGGCGAGGAGGAGAGCTAG
- a CDS encoding ribose-phosphate diphosphokinase: MRQNGYLSQVAERRLMLFSGGGYPELAERIADRLDLELGSVELVQFSNGEVYARYLESVRGADVFIVQSLCDPVNKNLMELLVMVDAAKRASAESIVAVIPWYAYSRQDRKTKPREPITARLVAEMLKVAGADRIMTMDLHVGQIEGFFSFPVDHLTAMHTFVDHFVDEGFQNAPDAVVVAPDTGEVKMAKRLADHLGLPWAIVNKIRRGPGESEVTHVIGEVAGRRAILIDDIIDGGGTMVGATEALLSEGATEVYAAATHAVFSGRAYERIEESPIREVAVTDTLPLKPDKPRSKIRTLTIAPILASTIRNVFTDESVSAVFMGENQLF; encoded by the coding sequence ATGCGGCAAAACGGGTATCTGTCGCAGGTGGCCGAGAGGCGCCTGATGCTGTTCTCCGGCGGGGGCTATCCGGAGCTGGCCGAGCGGATAGCCGATCGGCTGGACCTCGAGCTGGGGAGCGTGGAGCTCGTCCAGTTCTCCAACGGCGAGGTCTACGCCCGGTATCTGGAGAGCGTCCGGGGCGCGGACGTGTTCATCGTGCAGTCGCTGTGCGATCCGGTGAACAAGAACCTCATGGAGCTTCTGGTGATGGTGGACGCGGCCAAGCGGGCCTCCGCGGAGAGCATCGTGGCGGTCATCCCCTGGTACGCCTACTCGCGCCAGGACCGCAAGACCAAGCCGCGCGAGCCGATCACGGCCCGGCTGGTGGCCGAGATGCTCAAGGTCGCGGGGGCCGACAGGATAATGACGATGGATCTGCACGTCGGGCAGATCGAGGGCTTCTTCAGCTTCCCGGTGGACCACCTGACGGCGATGCACACCTTCGTGGATCACTTCGTGGACGAGGGCTTCCAGAACGCCCCGGATGCGGTGGTGGTGGCGCCGGACACCGGAGAGGTGAAGATGGCCAAGCGCCTGGCCGACCACCTGGGGCTGCCGTGGGCTATAGTCAACAAGATCCGGCGGGGCCCCGGCGAGTCCGAGGTCACCCACGTGATCGGGGAGGTTGCCGGCCGGCGGGCCATCCTCATCGACGACATCATCGACGGCGGCGGGACGATGGTGGGGGCGACGGAGGCGCTGCTGAGCGAGGGGGCGACGGAGGTCTACGCGGCGGCGACCCACGCGGTCTTCTCCGGCCGGGCCTACGAGCGGATAGAGGAGTCCCCGATCCGGGAGGTGGCGGTGACCGACACGCTTCCCTTGAAGCCCGACAAGCCCAGGTCTAAGATACGCACGCTCACGATCGCGCCGATCCTTGCGAGCACTATACGCAACGTCTTCACCGACGAGTCGGTGAGCGCGGTGTTCATGGGCGAGAACCAGCTCTTCTAG
- a CDS encoding GntR family transcriptional regulator has protein sequence MEIRVDSKCHVPVHVQLEEQIKHLILSGRFRPGERLPSIRALAGFLRVNRNTVARVMADLEREGFVESRRGSGVYVVEPPVGEADFRLQRVLERVLDVAAAQGVSVEELARALLARAGTGPREKVPVLFVECTREEVLQFAGELEEQLPVEVERVLLEDLAERLADGGPEGLPWRLAVTTFFHVHEVEELTAPYGMETAALLAEATIESLQRLTALPAGTPVGVVGGSRTCMENLGRSLEGAGLDHLDFREVSVEEPRAVRALLLEVRAVVCSSQTARRLREEFGVPEGVEIIEEDRTLDKGGIEMLGRLLRELPRREG, from the coding sequence ATGGAGATAAGGGTAGACAGCAAGTGCCACGTTCCGGTGCACGTACAGCTCGAGGAGCAGATAAAGCATCTGATCCTCTCGGGTCGTTTTCGGCCGGGGGAGCGGCTGCCGAGCATCCGGGCGCTGGCGGGGTTTTTGAGGGTGAACCGCAACACGGTGGCCCGGGTGATGGCGGATCTCGAGCGCGAGGGGTTCGTGGAGAGCCGGCGGGGCAGCGGGGTCTACGTGGTGGAGCCTCCGGTGGGAGAGGCGGACTTCAGGCTCCAGCGGGTTCTCGAGCGAGTACTCGACGTGGCCGCCGCGCAGGGGGTGAGCGTAGAGGAGCTGGCACGGGCGCTTTTGGCCCGGGCGGGCACCGGGCCGCGGGAGAAGGTGCCGGTGCTCTTCGTGGAGTGCACCCGCGAGGAAGTCCTCCAGTTCGCCGGCGAACTGGAGGAGCAGCTCCCGGTCGAGGTCGAGCGCGTGTTGCTGGAGGATCTCGCCGAACGCCTCGCGGACGGCGGGCCGGAGGGGTTGCCCTGGCGGCTCGCGGTCACCACCTTCTTCCACGTGCACGAGGTGGAGGAGCTCACCGCGCCGTACGGGATGGAGACGGCGGCGCTGCTCGCCGAGGCCACCATCGAGAGCCTGCAGCGGCTCACGGCGCTCCCTGCCGGGACGCCGGTGGGCGTCGTGGGCGGCTCGCGCACCTGCATGGAGAACCTCGGCCGGTCGCTGGAGGGAGCCGGGCTGGACCATCTGGACTTCAGGGAGGTCTCCGTGGAGGAGCCCCGTGCGGTTCGCGCGCTCCTGCTGGAGGTCCGGGCCGTGGTCTGCTCCAGCCAGACCGCGCGCCGGCTGCGGGAGGAGTTCGGTGTGCCGGAGGGGGTTGAGATCATCGAGGAGGACCGCACCCTGGACAAGGGGGGTATCGAGATGCTCGGACGCCTGCTCAGGGAACTTCCCCGACGGGAGGGCTAA